The following coding sequences are from one Verrucosispora sp. WMMD573 window:
- a CDS encoding phosphopantetheine-binding protein has protein sequence MNQTFQDLLVPYLPYLNGRPVTEESRLHDLGLNSMKAIDLLFTIEDELGVSLPDEDLNDSTFATAGSLWRAVERAGAGQHTKVVV, from the coding sequence GTGAACCAGACCTTTCAGGACCTGCTCGTCCCCTACCTGCCGTACCTCAACGGTCGACCGGTCACCGAGGAGAGCCGCCTGCACGACCTCGGCCTCAACTCGATGAAGGCCATCGACCTGCTCTTCACCATCGAGGACGAACTCGGTGTGTCGCTGCCCGACGAGGATCTCAACGACTCGACCTTCGCGACCGCCGGCAGCCTGTGGCGCGCGGTGGAGCGGGCCGGTGCCGGCCAGCACACGAAGGTGGTCGTCTGA
- a CDS encoding acyl-CoA dehydrogenase, with product MTLPTVLDDPAADAPRVLDALGPGATGPDAWRALGAAGLLAQVYRDGDPRQGVDPAALGALLTAVDERCPVGTTLAVCVPLATCLPLLAGVAGPAARTLADALRGDAVVALAATDDVAGCDLASLGTTVTLHEDHVELTGTKRWITNATRCDALLVLARHRPGPHFTNFTWLLVPATAPGVRAEAAETDLFDGSGAGHLSFDRVRLGRDHVVGGIGRGMSGFAAHIAVERLAGALWAVGLCRRVLADTLRYLQDRRYGDGTLWHLEGVRQRYAAALLCARQHRALTDSLAGTVASGRDAPAAAMLKASAAGTLERVLDECAHLQGAYGFRTGGPQQLRAQAALFGIGGGTTEVVLSVMSGAATDILAGLDR from the coding sequence ATGACGCTCCCGACGGTGCTGGACGATCCGGCGGCGGACGCACCCCGGGTCCTCGACGCCCTCGGTCCCGGCGCGACCGGGCCGGACGCGTGGCGGGCACTGGGCGCCGCGGGCCTGCTCGCGCAGGTGTACCGCGACGGTGATCCCCGGCAGGGGGTGGACCCGGCCGCGCTCGGCGCGCTGCTGACCGCCGTCGACGAGCGCTGCCCGGTGGGGACCACGCTCGCGGTCTGCGTGCCGTTGGCCACCTGCCTGCCGCTGCTGGCCGGCGTGGCCGGTCCGGCCGCCCGGACGCTGGCGGACGCGCTGCGCGGCGACGCCGTCGTGGCCCTGGCCGCCACCGACGATGTCGCCGGTTGCGACCTGGCCTCGCTGGGCACGACCGTGACGCTGCACGAGGACCACGTGGAGCTCACCGGGACCAAGCGCTGGATCACCAACGCCACCCGGTGCGACGCGCTGCTGGTCCTCGCCCGGCACCGGCCCGGCCCGCACTTCACCAACTTCACCTGGCTGCTGGTACCCGCCACCGCTCCCGGCGTACGCGCCGAGGCGGCCGAGACCGACCTCTTCGACGGCTCGGGCGCCGGGCATCTCTCCTTCGACCGGGTCCGGCTCGGTCGCGACCACGTGGTCGGCGGGATCGGTCGGGGCATGAGCGGATTCGCCGCCCACATCGCCGTCGAACGGCTCGCCGGGGCGCTGTGGGCGGTAGGGCTTTGCCGGCGGGTCCTGGCGGACACCCTGCGCTACCTCCAGGACCGCCGGTACGGCGACGGCACCCTCTGGCACCTGGAGGGCGTCCGCCAGCGGTACGCAGCCGCCCTGCTGTGCGCCCGACAGCACCGGGCGCTCACCGACAGCCTGGCCGGGACCGTGGCGTCCGGCCGGGACGCGCCCGCCGCAGCGATGCTCAAGGCCAGCGCCGCAGGCACTCTCGAACGGGTTCTCGACGAGTGCGCCCACCTCCAGGGCGCGTACGGCTTCCGGACAGGTGGGCCGCAGCAACTGCGCGCCCAGGCCGCCCTATTCGGCATCGGCGGCGGCACGACCGAGGTCGTGCTGTCGGTGATGAGCGGTGCCGCCACCGACATCCTCGCGGGGCTGGACCGATGA
- a CDS encoding site-specific integrase — translation MSRGSPFKSCSCRDENKNKIGAACPRLRRACGAWSATHGTWAYRIELPTQPDGKRWQLRRFGFATREAALVDRGRAQSLLELAGDDTTVGNDIARMLKDTKSGRPFPDRDCVVRRVRAGLVASAAMPLGDYLWQWHASRRKIQPTTLVSYETHIRVHLVPHLGHIPIDRLRVGHLQSMFDSISDRNLQIDIARCSDDVQVRASVRGVRRTGPATMQRIRATLRKALNDAVRTHRLIEFNPAAYVELPSVQAPRARVWTSAATQQWKETGLRPSSVMVWTPEQAGAFLDHVEDHDVFVYPIVALILHRGLRRGEALGLRDGDVDLEGRTVTITQQLTTVGYRPVIKTVKSYAGDRIIALDASTTTALRIYQERRERRRADAAWPKTGLFFVRPDGRQWHPEQVSDRFERLVAGSGLPPIRLHDLRHCAATFLKASGSDLKDIQEVLGLSSITVAANTYTSVVHELESERAKAEAASALVPRRSGAEVGTSARHPQEDDTGGPPGTRTPNLWIKSPQGAIDSNLNQRSHLRKRGLGSSTVYRRCLLGVRVLATCRYVERENPQFRLRRATAQLAETPRARAYGGAPSRVLLPRARSTCRARMRFELQKQRAAYA, via the coding sequence ATGTCACGGGGATCGCCGTTCAAGAGTTGCTCTTGTCGTGATGAGAACAAGAACAAGATCGGCGCCGCATGTCCGAGGCTGCGTCGTGCCTGTGGTGCGTGGAGCGCCACCCACGGGACGTGGGCCTACCGGATCGAGCTGCCGACGCAGCCCGATGGCAAACGGTGGCAGCTGCGACGTTTCGGTTTCGCTACCCGTGAAGCGGCCCTCGTTGACCGTGGCCGCGCACAGTCGCTACTCGAACTCGCTGGTGACGACACTACAGTCGGCAACGATATCGCGCGCATGCTCAAGGACACTAAGAGCGGTCGGCCGTTTCCCGATCGGGATTGTGTTGTCCGCCGCGTCCGCGCCGGGCTCGTGGCATCTGCGGCGATGCCCCTGGGTGACTACCTCTGGCAGTGGCACGCAAGTCGTCGCAAGATCCAACCCACCACGTTGGTCAGTTACGAAACCCATATCCGTGTTCATCTCGTTCCACACCTTGGTCACATCCCGATCGATCGGCTCCGAGTCGGCCATCTCCAGTCGATGTTCGACAGCATCAGCGACCGCAACCTCCAGATCGACATCGCCCGCTGCAGTGATGACGTCCAGGTCCGAGCGTCGGTCAGGGGGGTCCGAAGGACGGGCCCGGCAACGATGCAACGTATCCGCGCGACCCTGCGTAAGGCTCTCAACGATGCGGTACGCACCCATCGACTCATCGAGTTCAACCCCGCCGCGTACGTCGAGTTGCCGTCGGTTCAAGCACCGAGGGCGCGGGTATGGACCTCCGCCGCCACGCAGCAGTGGAAGGAGACGGGACTACGGCCCAGCAGCGTCATGGTGTGGACACCCGAGCAAGCCGGCGCGTTCCTCGATCACGTCGAGGACCATGACGTCTTTGTCTACCCCATCGTCGCTCTCATCCTGCACCGGGGCCTGCGTCGCGGCGAAGCACTCGGCCTGCGCGACGGCGACGTCGACCTGGAGGGGAGGACCGTGACGATTACCCAGCAGCTCACGACCGTCGGCTATCGACCAGTGATCAAGACCGTCAAGAGCTACGCCGGTGACCGCATCATCGCGCTCGACGCCTCCACGACCACGGCGTTACGCATCTACCAGGAGCGGCGGGAACGCCGGCGGGCCGACGCCGCCTGGCCGAAGACCGGGTTGTTCTTCGTGCGACCTGACGGTCGCCAGTGGCATCCTGAGCAGGTCAGCGATCGCTTCGAGCGACTCGTCGCAGGTTCCGGGCTGCCGCCGATCCGGCTGCACGACCTGCGGCACTGCGCCGCGACGTTCCTCAAGGCGTCCGGATCCGACCTCAAGGACATCCAGGAAGTACTCGGGCTGTCGAGTATCACCGTCGCTGCGAACACCTACACCTCGGTCGTGCACGAACTCGAGTCCGAACGCGCCAAGGCCGAAGCCGCCTCTGCCCTAGTACCACGCCGATCAGGTGCCGAAGTCGGCACATCTGCGAGGCATCCGCAGGAGGACGACACAGGTGGGCCGCCGGGGACTCGAACCCCGAACCTATGGATTAAAAGCCCTCAAGGTGCCATTGATTCAAACTTGAATCAACGCTCTCACCTGCGCAAACGGGGTCTTGGTTCGTCCACTGTGTACCGGAGGTGCCTCTTGGGTGTTCGCGTGTTGGCAACGTGTCGCTACGTTGAGCGAGAGAATCCTCAGTTTCGGTTACGCAGAGCGACGGCGCAGCTGGCCGAAACCCCAAGAGCGCGGGCGTACGGCGGGGCGCCATCTCGCGTATTACTACCGCGCGCCCGCTCCACCTGTCGTGCAAGAATGAGGTTTGAGCTGCAGAAACAGCGCGCGGCCTATGCCTAG
- a CDS encoding AMP-binding protein — protein MSPQRPRVTHRPDERFDEFLLAAARTLPEKPAVVEYVDGGTRHTTFGELAAATERHAAALDRYGLDVGDRVMVVSDTSAEAIALLLACSSRGLPFVPVSPETPAERRAAIADLAEPTLCLFATPPADTGPREGWFGPDGIHVPIPPEPRPRRRRTVTPTDPAYMIFTSGTTGRPKGVVMSHRAVVSFYRGMLAERIVAVDDRVASTAPLQFDFSLLDIGLALGSGAAVVPVPRTLLRWPTRFLKVLCTTRATQVNGVPSIWRQALRHVPDQIAELTDLRGVLFCGEDFPLHELRLLQQLRPAARLINCYGATESMAASFADVPNPLPEELDRLSIGSGHVGAELLVVREGEAIKEVGAVGEMYLRSPALFSGYWGDAEATAAALVPDPVEPRSGDRVLRTGDLAYRGEDGELRFCGRVDSQVQIRGNRVELAEVQRRLLKFPGVAEAVAVVVTPPDREPELAAFVVLAADAPPVEESDIMAFCLRSMPSYMAPSRMRVADALPVNQHGKTDQRKLLAALIGQ, from the coding sequence ATGTCCCCGCAACGACCCCGTGTAACGCACCGTCCCGACGAACGGTTCGACGAGTTTCTCCTCGCCGCGGCGCGTACGCTGCCGGAGAAGCCGGCCGTCGTGGAGTACGTCGACGGCGGCACCCGGCACACCACCTTCGGCGAGCTGGCCGCCGCCACCGAGCGCCACGCCGCCGCACTGGACCGGTACGGCCTTGACGTCGGCGATCGGGTGATGGTGGTCTCGGACACCTCGGCGGAGGCCATCGCGCTCCTGCTGGCCTGCTCGTCGCGGGGGCTGCCGTTCGTGCCGGTGAGCCCGGAGACGCCGGCCGAGCGGCGGGCCGCGATCGCGGACCTCGCCGAACCCACGCTGTGCCTGTTCGCCACCCCGCCCGCCGACACCGGTCCCCGAGAAGGCTGGTTCGGACCCGACGGTATCCACGTGCCGATCCCGCCGGAGCCCCGGCCACGCCGGCGCCGGACGGTGACGCCGACCGACCCGGCCTACATGATCTTCACCTCCGGAACCACCGGTCGACCGAAGGGCGTAGTGATGAGCCACCGGGCGGTGGTTTCCTTCTACCGTGGCATGCTCGCCGAGCGCATCGTCGCAGTAGATGACCGGGTGGCCTCCACTGCACCGCTCCAGTTCGACTTCTCGTTGCTCGACATCGGCCTGGCCCTGGGCAGCGGCGCGGCGGTCGTACCGGTGCCGCGGACGCTGCTGCGCTGGCCCACCCGCTTCCTCAAGGTCCTGTGTACTACCCGGGCCACCCAGGTCAACGGCGTTCCGTCGATCTGGCGGCAGGCGCTGCGCCACGTTCCCGATCAGATCGCCGAGCTGACCGACCTGCGCGGCGTGCTGTTCTGCGGCGAGGACTTCCCGCTGCACGAGTTGCGCCTGCTTCAGCAGTTGCGTCCGGCGGCCCGGCTAATCAACTGCTACGGCGCGACCGAGTCGATGGCGGCCAGCTTCGCCGACGTGCCGAACCCGCTGCCCGAGGAGCTCGACCGGCTGTCGATCGGCTCTGGACACGTCGGCGCCGAGTTGCTTGTCGTACGGGAAGGCGAAGCGATCAAGGAGGTCGGTGCCGTCGGCGAGATGTACCTGCGCAGCCCGGCGCTATTCTCCGGCTACTGGGGCGACGCCGAGGCGACCGCCGCCGCCCTCGTGCCCGACCCGGTCGAACCGCGCTCCGGCGACCGGGTGCTCCGCACCGGTGACCTGGCCTACCGGGGGGAGGACGGCGAGCTGCGGTTCTGCGGACGGGTTGATTCGCAGGTGCAGATCCGCGGCAACCGGGTGGAGTTGGCCGAGGTGCAGCGGCGGTTGCTCAAGTTTCCGGGTGTGGCCGAGGCCGTGGCAGTCGTGGTGACACCGCCGGATCGGGAGCCGGAGCTCGCCGCGTTCGTGGTTCTCGCCGCCGACGCGCCGCCGGTCGAGGAGAGCGACATCATGGCCTTTTGTCTGCGGTCGATGCCGTCGTACATGGCACCGAGCCGGATGCGCGTGGCCGATGCGCTGCCGGTCAACCAGCACGGCAAGACCGATCAGCGCAAGCTGCTCGCCGCGCTCATTGGGCAGTGA
- a CDS encoding 4'-phosphopantetheinyl transferase superfamily protein codes for MAPWRARQFLGGRALLRSLLAEVVPPAAGADLVPGPNGKPVLAGWPGVGVSISHDEEDVAVGVASGRRVGVDVQTPPDPVPSPMLRRCARAYLDELAALSPYRRNRVFTEIWTVQEACVKVDGSGIGGRPWRIDVPPDQDEGAWRGLRWRKIRDLAGPPVACAWDGRHR; via the coding sequence ATGGCACCCTGGCGGGCCCGGCAGTTCCTCGGCGGGCGGGCCCTGCTGAGGTCGCTGCTCGCCGAGGTGGTGCCGCCAGCCGCGGGAGCAGACCTGGTGCCCGGCCCGAACGGCAAGCCGGTGCTGGCCGGCTGGCCCGGCGTGGGCGTTAGCATCTCCCACGACGAGGAAGACGTGGCGGTCGGCGTGGCCAGCGGCCGTCGGGTCGGTGTCGACGTGCAGACGCCGCCGGACCCGGTCCCGTCGCCGATGCTGCGCCGGTGCGCCCGCGCCTATCTGGACGAGCTGGCCGCGCTGTCGCCGTACCGGCGCAATCGGGTCTTTACCGAGATCTGGACCGTCCAGGAAGCCTGCGTCAAGGTCGACGGCTCGGGCATCGGCGGTCGTCCATGGCGTATCGACGTGCCACCGGATCAGGACGAGGGCGCCTGGCGCGGGCTGCGTTGGCGCAAAATACGCGACCTTGCGGGCCCGCCCGTGGCGTGCGCGTGGGACGGCAGGCACCGATGA
- a CDS encoding flavin reductase family protein produces the protein MISLETAVDERAFRTAMSRLGKCVAITTALGPGGPVGCTTTSLMSLSVAPPSVLLAFRTGGRTLADLLAAGRFAVNVLSRDQDALVPRFAAGSARDRFDAVEYRLHHGVPLLRGVAVTMVCQLRESLTAVDHTLVVGTVCELRTGADEPLVLVGGRPHRAVPEAPVPPVPAGNC, from the coding sequence ATGATCAGCCTTGAGACGGCAGTCGACGAGCGGGCCTTTCGCACCGCCATGTCCCGGCTGGGCAAGTGCGTCGCGATCACGACCGCGCTCGGTCCCGGCGGCCCGGTGGGATGCACCACCACCTCGCTCATGTCGCTGTCGGTGGCGCCGCCGAGTGTGCTGCTGGCCTTTCGGACCGGTGGCCGTACCCTCGCCGACCTGCTCGCGGCCGGCCGCTTCGCGGTCAACGTGCTCTCCCGCGACCAGGACGCGCTGGTCCCCCGCTTCGCCGCCGGCAGCGCCCGGGACCGCTTCGACGCGGTGGAGTACCGCCTGCACCACGGCGTGCCACTACTGCGGGGCGTCGCCGTGACGATGGTCTGCCAGCTACGCGAGTCCCTCACGGCCGTGGACCACACACTGGTCGTCGGCACCGTGTGCGAGCTGCGCACCGGCGCGGACGAGCCGCTGGTACTCGTCGGTGGGCGACCGCACCGCGCCGTGCCCGAGGCCCCCGTACCGCCGGTCCCCGCCGGCAACTGCTGA
- a CDS encoding TrpB-like pyridoxal phosphate-dependent enzyme produces MTTEVPTRWRSVLPYLAEPLPPDVTPRREGGEVKINIPVELVRHSVSTREYWDIPAPVVQRYRQYRPTPLWRARGFEEAVGARVPIYVKNEGVNISGSHKLNTALAQAHYYRQAGVEELVTGTGAGQWGTAMAAACALFGLRCRVFMVESSLRRKPYRGVLMRMLGAEVHASPSGLTKVSASEELAAGNSLSLAIGEAVEYAADHDGVAFCIGSGETYSILHQSVIGLEAADQLAELDARIDTVVGCVGAGSNFGGIALPFHAAARAAGAEGPRLVAAESSSTPKLTRGVYAYDKTDATGSGPMEAMYTIGSDYQIPDAHTAGLRFHGAAKLISAMRHTGDVDAVAVSQADALDAGRLLTRHESLLPAPESGHALAAAARIAASGEAHQGVLVCVSGHGYLDLAAYEHFLAGGVEDQSPPDEALARAVANLRPVGAPS; encoded by the coding sequence GTGACCACCGAGGTGCCCACCCGCTGGCGCAGCGTCCTGCCGTACCTGGCCGAGCCGCTGCCGCCGGACGTCACGCCGCGACGCGAGGGCGGCGAAGTCAAGATCAATATTCCCGTCGAGCTGGTCCGGCACAGCGTCTCCACAAGGGAGTACTGGGACATCCCCGCCCCCGTCGTGCAGCGGTACCGGCAATACCGGCCGACCCCGCTGTGGCGCGCCCGCGGCTTCGAGGAGGCCGTCGGCGCGCGGGTGCCGATCTACGTCAAGAACGAGGGCGTCAACATCTCCGGCAGCCACAAGCTCAACACCGCCCTCGCCCAGGCCCACTACTACCGTCAGGCCGGCGTCGAGGAACTGGTCACCGGCACCGGCGCCGGCCAGTGGGGCACCGCGATGGCCGCCGCGTGCGCCCTGTTCGGGCTCCGCTGCCGGGTCTTCATGGTGGAGTCCAGCCTGCGTCGCAAGCCGTATCGGGGGGTGCTGATGCGGATGCTCGGCGCCGAGGTGCACGCCAGCCCCAGCGGCCTGACCAAGGTCTCCGCCAGCGAGGAACTCGCCGCCGGCAACAGTCTCTCCCTCGCCATCGGCGAGGCGGTCGAGTACGCCGCCGACCACGACGGCGTCGCGTTCTGCATCGGCAGTGGCGAGACCTACAGCATCCTGCACCAGTCGGTGATCGGGTTGGAGGCGGCCGACCAGCTCGCCGAGCTCGACGCGCGGATCGACACGGTGGTCGGCTGCGTCGGTGCCGGTTCCAACTTCGGCGGCATCGCGCTGCCGTTCCACGCCGCCGCCCGGGCCGCCGGAGCCGAGGGGCCCCGGCTGGTGGCCGCCGAGTCCAGCAGCACCCCGAAACTCACCCGGGGCGTCTACGCGTACGACAAGACCGACGCGACGGGCAGCGGCCCGATGGAGGCGATGTACACCATCGGCAGCGACTACCAGATCCCCGACGCGCACACCGCCGGCCTGCGCTTCCACGGGGCCGCGAAGCTCATCTCCGCGATGCGGCACACCGGTGACGTGGACGCGGTGGCGGTCAGCCAGGCCGACGCCCTCGACGCCGGACGACTGCTCACCCGGCACGAGAGCCTCCTACCCGCGCCCGAGTCCGGGCACGCCCTGGCCGCGGCCGCGCGGATCGCCGCCTCCGGCGAGGCCCACCAGGGCGTGCTGGTCTGCGTGAGCGGGCACGGCTACCTGGACCTAGCCGCGTACGAGCACTTCCTCGCCGGCGGCGTGGAGGACCAGTCCCCGCCCGACGAGGCACTGGCCCGCGCGGTGGCCAATCTGCGGCCGGTGGGAGCACCGTCGTGA
- a CDS encoding VOC family protein, with the protein MIDVADRENVLKLCQVVLDCTDARSLAEFYRSLLSLVYGPGDEPPGPGRADERGGDWLVLRTAEGAPQLAFQQVDQLPAPTWPNGSVPQQLHLDLSVTSIEELKAQHERVLALGGRLLSDQKNGPDEPFRVYADPAGHPFCIFVA; encoded by the coding sequence GTGATCGATGTGGCTGACCGGGAAAACGTCCTGAAGCTGTGTCAGGTGGTACTCGACTGCACCGATGCCAGGTCGCTCGCGGAGTTCTATCGGTCGCTATTGAGCTTGGTGTATGGTCCCGGCGACGAGCCGCCGGGGCCGGGGCGGGCCGACGAGCGCGGCGGCGACTGGCTCGTGCTGAGGACCGCCGAAGGCGCCCCCCAGCTGGCCTTCCAGCAGGTGGACCAGTTGCCGGCACCGACCTGGCCGAACGGTTCGGTGCCGCAGCAGCTGCATCTGGATCTCAGCGTGACTTCGATCGAGGAGCTAAAGGCGCAGCACGAGCGGGTGTTAGCTCTCGGGGGTCGGCTGTTGTCCGACCAGAAGAACGGCCCCGACGAACCCTTCCGGGTCTACGCGGACCCGGCCGGACATCCGTTCTGCATCTTCGTCGCCTGA
- a CDS encoding LysR family transcriptional regulator, with translation MEIRQLRALLTTVDTGSFTGAAVRLGVSQPTITHRIKTLERSLDAVLLERMPGRVRPTTSGRTLLPYAREIVRLAEEAQQAVAVPSEPHGRVSVGSPETLTNHRLLPLIEYLCVRYPKIDFSLHSLEPQDALSRLCDGQLDCAFLIGVEQSHEDLEFSILRPEPLALVAAPENGPGQPADTEDIFSTMLVCSDVDSRHCLTFPLQGKPFPAPPRRMLKLNSLEAVKRSVANGVGAGLLPEVAVSRDIAAGVLRKVPWRPPIQTFTQAVWRRGSMPHTALQVVLAAAEQVIRED, from the coding sequence GTGGAAATTCGTCAACTACGGGCGCTCCTAACCACGGTGGACACCGGAAGTTTCACCGGGGCGGCGGTCCGGTTGGGAGTGAGCCAACCCACGATCACCCATCGGATCAAGACTCTGGAGCGGTCCCTCGATGCGGTCCTCTTGGAGCGGATGCCCGGCCGGGTCCGGCCCACCACGAGCGGTCGAACTCTCCTCCCCTATGCCCGCGAGATCGTCCGGTTGGCGGAGGAGGCACAACAGGCGGTCGCTGTCCCCAGTGAGCCCCACGGACGGGTGAGCGTGGGATCACCGGAGACTCTGACCAACCACCGACTGCTGCCGCTGATCGAATACCTATGCGTACGCTATCCGAAGATTGATTTTTCACTGCATTCTTTAGAGCCGCAGGACGCCCTGAGCCGCCTCTGCGACGGGCAGTTGGACTGCGCCTTTCTGATCGGGGTAGAGCAGTCCCACGAGGATCTCGAATTCAGCATTCTCCGGCCGGAACCTCTGGCATTGGTGGCAGCGCCGGAGAACGGTCCCGGCCAGCCCGCCGACACTGAGGACATCTTCAGCACGATGCTGGTCTGCTCCGACGTCGACTCCCGGCACTGCCTGACCTTCCCGCTCCAGGGCAAGCCCTTCCCGGCCCCACCCCGCCGAATGTTGAAACTGAATTCGTTGGAGGCGGTCAAGCGCAGCGTCGCGAACGGGGTGGGCGCCGGGCTGCTACCCGAGGTAGCAGTGTCCCGGGATATCGCAGCAGGCGTCCTGCGCAAGGTGCCCTGGAGACCGCCGATCCAGACGTTCACCCAGGCGGTGTGGCGGCGCGGTAGCATGCCCCACACCGCCTTGCAGGTCGTGCTCGCCGCCGCCGAACAGGTGATCCGGGAGGACTAA
- a CDS encoding site-specific integrase yields the protein MTAATSNGTVFPRCACRSAETGRQVGAQCPRRGQPGHGRWYYDAHVPGPDGRQKRLRRGGFLTRAAAEQGLAEVLDLDGPDAMAETWMMKRWLEYWLSLSEDRLRPSTLRAYRSVARRHLIPWLGRFRVADLDGQRGVKTVQRAVDAISRQEVADGDLIAPGTVHRVVSVLRSALSEARRQGLVSTNAAWRLRLPRGARPLAVAWTREREKLWRATGVKPPVAIWEVEHAAKFLDGVREDPLFPLWWLISLRGLRRGEAVAVRGTDLDVPHRELSVQRQLLIVDGKTHLGPPKSAAGVRTLALDEFTNQLLRKQRQWQRDRFAGTARNPHDYLFTRPDGRPIRPDWLTRRFHTLVRKLGLPPVRLHDLRHGAASLAGAAGVELKVIQHDLGHSSAVTTADTYWTVFRELAQKAVTATAELLRSHARVRLNLGAASQA from the coding sequence ATGACCGCCGCCACCAGCAACGGCACGGTTTTCCCACGGTGTGCGTGCCGGTCGGCCGAGACCGGCCGGCAGGTGGGCGCCCAGTGCCCGCGGCGCGGCCAGCCGGGTCATGGTCGCTGGTACTACGACGCGCATGTGCCCGGCCCGGATGGCCGGCAGAAGCGGCTGCGGCGGGGAGGGTTCCTGACCCGGGCAGCGGCTGAGCAGGGCTTGGCCGAGGTCCTCGACTTGGACGGTCCGGACGCCATGGCCGAGACCTGGATGATGAAGCGGTGGTTGGAGTACTGGCTGTCGCTGTCGGAGGATCGGCTGCGTCCGTCGACGCTGCGGGCGTACCGGTCGGTGGCCCGCAGACATCTGATCCCCTGGCTGGGCCGGTTCCGGGTGGCGGACCTAGACGGCCAGCGCGGGGTCAAGACTGTGCAGCGGGCGGTCGACGCGATCAGCCGGCAGGAAGTAGCCGACGGTGATCTGATCGCGCCGGGCACGGTGCACCGGGTGGTCTCGGTGCTGCGCAGCGCGCTGAGCGAGGCCCGCCGGCAGGGCCTGGTCTCGACGAACGCGGCGTGGCGGCTGCGCCTGCCGCGAGGTGCCCGGCCGCTGGCGGTGGCCTGGACCCGGGAGCGCGAGAAGCTGTGGCGGGCCACCGGTGTCAAGCCGCCGGTCGCGATCTGGGAGGTTGAGCACGCCGCGAAGTTCCTTGACGGGGTGCGGGAGGATCCGTTGTTCCCGCTGTGGTGGCTGATCTCTCTACGTGGGCTGCGCCGAGGCGAGGCCGTCGCGGTACGCGGCACCGACCTGGACGTGCCCCACCGCGAGCTCAGCGTGCAACGGCAACTGCTGATCGTCGACGGCAAGACGCACCTCGGGCCGCCGAAGTCCGCCGCTGGCGTGCGAACGCTGGCGTTGGACGAGTTCACCAACCAGCTGCTGCGCAAGCAGCGCCAGTGGCAACGGGACCGGTTCGCCGGGACCGCACGCAACCCGCATGACTACCTGTTCACCCGCCCAGACGGCCGGCCCATACGGCCAGACTGGCTCACCCGCCGCTTCCACACTTTGGTCCGTAAGCTCGGGCTGCCGCCCGTCCGGCTACACGACCTGCGGCACGGCGCAGCCAGCCTGGCCGGCGCGGCCGGGGTCGAGCTCAAGGTGATCCAGCATGACCTGGGCCACTCCAGCGCGGTCACGACCGCGGACACGTATTGGACGGTGTTCCGGGAGTTGGCGCAGAAGGCGGTGACCGCGACGGCAGAGTTGCTCCGGTCCCACGCCCGTGTCAGGTTGAATTTGGGTGCAGCGTCCCAGGCTTAA